The Primulina huaijiensis isolate GDHJ02 chromosome 12, ASM1229523v2, whole genome shotgun sequence genome has a window encoding:
- the LOC140990639 gene encoding BRI1 kinase inhibitor 1-like — MEIQSQIERNTEEESPNGSKFNPLSPTSSPNHEFSFTTSLHPQSEVPDQNKPNTSFAIDLSPADKIFFYGHLLPLHYLSNHPVYPRSSTDSFDSFTLPIEELSGEYNSRSNTYTDQQEYISIDHINPTCQESCSSVLKEEGRPRKPISFSFFGVSRWRKGCEEKQDKGRQETDRKQKRKFKFNLSTVVKRYMRFINPFLSLRNRRMNPHFHGQTYSSFSGNFRVRNKKELRGRRGEFSAPASMRNCPTNSGLLVASGTVTPTARDSTMEELQAAIAHCKKSVAAEETIHVK; from the coding sequence ATGGAAATACAGTCTCAAATCGAAAGAAATACAGAAGAAGAGAGCCCTAATGGATCCAAATTCAATCCACTGTCACCAACATCCTCTCCCAACCATGAATTCTCCTTCACAACCTCCCTCCATCCGCAGTCGGAAGTTCCCGATCAAAACAAACCCAACACTTCATTTGCCATCGACTTATCGCCTGCAGACAAAATTTTCTTCTATGGGCATTTACTTCCTTTGCACTACCTCTCTAATCACCCTGTCTACCCCCGCTCCTCCACCGATTCATTCGACAGTTTCACCCTCCCAATTGAAGAACTTTCCGGAGAATATAACTCGAGGTCCAATACTTATACCGACCAGCAAGAATACATCAGCATTGATCATATTAATCCCACTTGCCAAGAAAGTTGCAGCAGTGTCTTGAAAGAAGAAGGGAGACCTAGGAAACCGATATCCTTCTCTTTCTTCGGGGTTTCGAGATGGAGAAAGGGGTGTGAAGAAAAACAGGACAAGGGTAGACAAGAAACAGATCGAAAACAGAAGAGAAAGTTCAAGTTCAACTTAAGTACTGTCGTGAAAAGGTACATGAGATTCATAAATCCATTTCTTTCTTTAAGAAACAGGAGAATGAATCCTCATTTCCACGGTCAAACTTATTCGTCATTTTCGGGGAATTTCCGTGTAAGAAACAAGAAGGAACTGAGAGGGAGGAGAGGAGAATTCTCAGCACCAGCTTCAATGAGGAATTGTCCTACAAATAGTGGCCTTTTGGTGGCAAGTGGAACTGTTACTCCTACTGCAAGAGACAGTACCATGGAAGAATTACAGGCCGCAATTGCTCATTGCAAGAAATCCGTTGCTGCTGAAGAAACAATACATGTGAAATAG